Genomic segment of Mucilaginibacter sabulilitoris:
TATCAATATGCGCGATTTTGACATCAGTATATCATCGCTCAAACTGTTGTTCGGGAATTTTTTGTCGATACTATCCAGTGTCATAATCGCCTTATCGGGCTGTTCGGCAAATATATGCAAATCAGCCCGGGCATAAATTTTCAGAGCAGCGCCGGTGCTGTCGGCAGCGGTATTATCGTCAATCAGTAGCAATAAATTAAGCGCATCGTTGGCAATAAGCTGCGATGTGGCCGCTTTAAGCACATCAAGCTGACCTTTGGCCCAGGTAAAATCACCGGTGTAATAAGCCAGCTTGGCATTCCTGAATTTGGCATCCTGGTTTATATCGGTATTGGGGAAATCCTTTTCAACCTGGCTGTAAAGCAGGGTAGCCTCCCAGGGCTGGTTATTGATGAGATACACATCGCCAAGATCAAGCTTGCAGGAGGCCAGCAGCTCGGGCCTGATGTTGGGGATTGCCACGGCTTCTTCCAGCAGTTTTTGCGCGTCGTTAAACTTATGCAGTTTAAAGGCTTGTAACTGGGCCAGCTTTTGCATGGCAAAAACCGTACTGCTGTTGCGGCCAAATTCGGTAAGCAAACTAATGTAGTCCTGTTCCAGGCCAAACAGGTCGGCAGGCAGGTATTTATCTGAGGTTATCTTTAAGTTTTTAGTATTGATGAGCTCAATTTTAGCAGGGATATACAGGGGCAAGGTTTTGCCTTTGCTTATAATATATTCATAGCCCCGTATGGCGGTATCATAAGCTTCATTAGCGTTAAGCGTGCGGCACAGTTCAAAAATACTATTACCATCGTCATTTTGCCGGCGACTTAAAGCCAGCGCCTGGTTAAGGGCAAGATCAAACTCCTTTTGCTGCATATATTGCCAGGTAAGCAGTTCGGTATAAATAATTTGCTGCGGATCTTTTTGTAGCCGCCTGAGCAACGCACCTTTCAGCATATTGTAATCGGCATCCCCCTCGAAGATACTGGCGAAAGCATTTTCTGCCTGCGTAATAAAATTAGCGTTTGACGGTAAAAAGTTGAGGTATTCCTCGGTTAGGGCCACCTTATCTCTTTTAAAACGGTAAAGGTTTATCAGTTCGTAAGTGAAGGCCTCGTTATTGTTCATTATTTTGCGGCCCTGAAGAAATATCTTTATCGCATAATCAATATTGGAGCTCTGATAAAACTGCCCCGCAAGCATGGCTATTTCATTGCGGTCGGCGGGCATGTTTTTTATCAGGTCGTCATAAATGGCATTTGCCTTGTTAAGGTTGCCCTGCTGGCTGTAAATAGTGCCAAGCAAAATCTGGTATTCATGTGCCTCGGGATGTTTGCGTGCCAGTTTTTTAGCGGCGCTTTCGGCCTCGTCAAATTTTTTAAGGCCCAGGAGGGTATTAATGTAGTAGGAATAATAAGCCTCGTTATTTTGCTTATACAGCTTCTGGTATATTTCAAGGGCTTTTTGTGGCTCACCATTGGTACTGTATTGTTTGGCGAGCAGCAGATCGTTGTCCTGGGCAAAAAGCCCGGTAACCATGCTAAAAACAAGTATAATAACACCAAATACAATCCTCATCTGTTCAAAAATAGGTAAATATTATTAGTATCAAGTAGCGGCGGTTATCAAGTATCAAGATTTTTGGGGCTTATAAAATGACTGCAGCTGTCCTGATACCTGATACTCACTACTTGATACTAATTCGATACTTCGGCTTAAGGGTAAAATTGTAGTGACATTTTGCTATCGTTAAGTTATTTAATTAATTTGACCAGAATAATAAATTGGGGCAATTTTATAATGTTGGGCCGACTACGACATCTACTGCTTTTTGTTTCTATAATAGCTTTGTATTCCTGCAAGGATAAAGTGAGGCAGATACCTATTGTTGATTTTTTTAAGACACCTGAAAAAAGCTCCTACAGAATATCCCCCGACGGTAAATATGTATCGTATTTGAAGCCGTACAAAGACAAGCAAAACCTTTTTATACAATCGCTGGCCGATGGCAAGGAGCACATGGCCACCAACTTCGACGATTACTCGGTAAGGGGCGATTATTTCTGGACATACAATAACCAACTGATTTTTAGTCAGGATTTGATTGATTATGATAGTTTAAAAATGTACGCTATAGATGTGGCTACCAATCAGAAACGGATCATACTGTCGCAGCAAAAGGTAAGGGTTAGCCTGGTGAACCGCAATAAGCTACAGCCTGATGTGATAACCATCAGAATGAATAAGCGCGACCCGGCAAATTTTGACATATACCGCCTTAATACTAAAAATGGTGAGCTGACACCTTACCTTATAAACCCGGGTAATATTACCGAATGGTTTCCCGATGCCGATGGTAAAATACGCCTCGTTAAATCATCAGACGGGGTAAACGAAACCATTTTATACCGCCCCGATGATAATGCTCCGTTTAAGCCTATTATTGAGAATAATTTTAAAAACTCGGTAAAACCAGTTGCGTTTACCGGGGTGAAAAACTATTTCTACGCCCTGTCAAACGTTAACCGCGATAAAACTGCCCTGGTTGAAATTAATGCCGAGGACGGTAAAGAGCAGCGAACAATTTTTGATTGCAGTAAGGCCGATGTGCTGTATGTTGAATATTCAAGAAACAAGCACCGTGTTGAGTTTGCGGGCTGGGAGGAGGCTAAACCGCGTAAACATTTCTTAATACCGGGAATTGAACGTATATATCATAACCTGCAGCAGCGCCAGCAGCTTAAGGGTAACGAAATAAGGGTGATTGACCGTGATAGTGCCGAAAATAAATTTATTTTAAACACCTATACCGACCGCAACCCGGGCTCATATTACCTGTATGAAAACAGCACAGATAAACTGACTAAACTGGGCGATATGAACTCGAGCCTGGTACCCGCAGATTTGTGCTCCATGCAGCCCATAGCCTACAAAGCACGTGATGGTTTGCTGATAAACGGATATTTAACTTTGCCCCTCGGCGAAAAACGGACTAACCTGCCGGTCGTGGTTATGCCTCATAACGGCCCTTGGAGCCGAGATTCATGGGGTTATGATGAGCAGGTGCAGTTTTTGGCCAATCGCGGATATGCTGTTTTTCAGGTTAATTACCGTGGTTCAACAGGTTATGGTAAAGCGTTCAGGAGCGCTGGCTTTAAGCAGGTAGGCGGTAAAATACAGGATGATATAACCGATGGCGTACACTGGCTTATTAATCAGAAAATTGCTAATCCTAAAAAGATCGCCATATTTGGCGGCGGTTTTGGCGGCTTTTCGGCATTGTATGGTGTGTCGTTCCATCCGGAGCTTTATAACTGCGCCGTTGTGCAATACGGGCTCATTAACTTTTTTACGTATATTAAGGATGCGCCGCCGTTTTTTAAGCCGTATTTAAAAATGACGTACGAAATGGTTGGCAACCCCGAAACTGATGCCGACCAGCTGCGGGCTATTTCGCCTGTGTTTCATACTGATAAGATAAAAGTTCCGTTAATTATTTTTCAGGGCGCAAAAGATCAGCGTGCAAACATCAGCGAACTGAACCAATTTGTACGCGAGTTGCGTAAACGTAATGTAGATGTGAAATATTTTTTGAAGCCCAATGAACGGGCCTTTTTCAGAAGTGAGCATACCCGCATGGAAATGTATGCCGAAATAGAAAAATTCCTGGATAACAATATGCGGGTTAAACCTTAAACCCCTATGCCCGTATATAAAAATGTTTACCGTAAAAATTTTTCACTGATCATCATATTCTTGGTGCTCATATCGGTAACTTTTGTGGTAGCGCTTTTTGTATCCTATAACTTAACCGCCAAGTATGTGGAGAACGAGTTTTCCTCAAAAAAGATAGAGGTGCTTGAACAAACCATAAAGCCTTACAATGATTTTTTTCAAAATAAGATACCCGAAATTACTTCATATCAAGGCTTTTTAGATTCGGCTTCGGCGGCCAAGTATGCTACCTCG
This window contains:
- a CDS encoding tetratricopeptide repeat protein encodes the protein MRIVFGVIILVFSMVTGLFAQDNDLLLAKQYSTNGEPQKALEIYQKLYKQNNEAYYSYYINTLLGLKKFDEAESAAKKLARKHPEAHEYQILLGTIYSQQGNLNKANAIYDDLIKNMPADRNEIAMLAGQFYQSSNIDYAIKIFLQGRKIMNNNEAFTYELINLYRFKRDKVALTEEYLNFLPSNANFITQAENAFASIFEGDADYNMLKGALLRRLQKDPQQIIYTELLTWQYMQQKEFDLALNQALALSRRQNDDGNSIFELCRTLNANEAYDTAIRGYEYIISKGKTLPLYIPAKIELINTKNLKITSDKYLPADLFGLEQDYISLLTEFGRNSSTVFAMQKLAQLQAFKLHKFNDAQKLLEEAVAIPNIRPELLASCKLDLGDVYLINNQPWEATLLYSQVEKDFPNTDINQDAKFRNAKLAYYTGDFTWAKGQLDVLKAATSQLIANDALNLLLLIDDNTAADSTGAALKIYARADLHIFAEQPDKAIMTLDSIDKKFPNNSLSDDILMSKSRILIQQKNYADAVPLLKKIADDHPNDLWADDAVFMLGDIYENRLNDKAIAKIWYEKIITTYPGSLWINEARKRFRLLRGDKTDS
- a CDS encoding alpha/beta hydrolase family protein — its product is MRQIPIVDFFKTPEKSSYRISPDGKYVSYLKPYKDKQNLFIQSLADGKEHMATNFDDYSVRGDYFWTYNNQLIFSQDLIDYDSLKMYAIDVATNQKRIILSQQKVRVSLVNRNKLQPDVITIRMNKRDPANFDIYRLNTKNGELTPYLINPGNITEWFPDADGKIRLVKSSDGVNETILYRPDDNAPFKPIIENNFKNSVKPVAFTGVKNYFYALSNVNRDKTALVEINAEDGKEQRTIFDCSKADVLYVEYSRNKHRVEFAGWEEAKPRKHFLIPGIERIYHNLQQRQQLKGNEIRVIDRDSAENKFILNTYTDRNPGSYYLYENSTDKLTKLGDMNSSLVPADLCSMQPIAYKARDGLLINGYLTLPLGEKRTNLPVVVMPHNGPWSRDSWGYDEQVQFLANRGYAVFQVNYRGSTGYGKAFRSAGFKQVGGKIQDDITDGVHWLINQKIANPKKIAIFGGGFGGFSALYGVSFHPELYNCAVVQYGLINFFTYIKDAPPFFKPYLKMTYEMVGNPETDADQLRAISPVFHTDKIKVPLIIFQGAKDQRANISELNQFVRELRKRNVDVKYFLKPNERAFFRSEHTRMEMYAEIEKFLDNNMRVKP